From one Deinococcus detaillensis genomic stretch:
- the hisF gene encoding imidazole glycerol phosphate synthase subunit HisF codes for MLAKRIIPCLDVQNGRVVKNVRFFEDHRDAGDPLVLAQRYEAQQADELVFYDITASHEGRKLMLDVAARVAEQVMMPLTVGGGVSDLADFRALLLAGADKISVNSSAVRTPQLIRAASDHHGSQCVMLSIDAKRRPGGHPSGEGWNVYVGGGRVDTGLDLLRWAEEGQHLGAGEICLNIMDADGTRAGFDLAATRAVAQALDIPVIASGGAGKLEDFAEVLSGGATGGQADAALAASVFHFGDLSVPQVKAYLHAQGVAVRPEWHDTGVLA; via the coding sequence ATGCTTGCCAAACGCATCATTCCCTGCTTGGACGTTCAAAATGGCCGGGTGGTCAAGAACGTCCGCTTTTTTGAAGATCACCGCGACGCGGGCGACCCGCTGGTGCTGGCCCAGCGCTACGAAGCCCAGCAAGCCGACGAACTGGTGTTTTACGACATCACCGCTTCTCACGAAGGCCGCAAACTGATGCTCGACGTGGCGGCCCGCGTCGCCGAGCAGGTCATGATGCCGCTGACGGTGGGCGGCGGCGTGAGCGACCTCGCCGATTTCCGGGCGCTGCTGCTGGCCGGGGCCGACAAGATCAGCGTCAACAGTTCCGCCGTCCGCACGCCCCAGCTGATACGGGCGGCCAGCGACCACCACGGCTCGCAGTGCGTGATGCTCAGCATCGACGCCAAACGCCGACCCGGCGGGCATCCCAGCGGCGAGGGCTGGAATGTCTACGTAGGCGGTGGGCGGGTGGACACCGGCCTGGATTTGCTGCGCTGGGCCGAAGAAGGCCAGCACCTCGGCGCGGGCGAAATTTGCCTGAACATCATGGACGCCGACGGCACGCGGGCCGGCTTTGATCTGGCGGCAACCCGCGCCGTGGCGCAGGCACTGGATATCCCCGTGATCGCTTCCGGCGGCGCAGGCAAACTCGAAGACTTTGCCGAGGTGCTCAGCGGCGGCGCAACCGGCGGACAAGCCGACGCCGCGCTGGCCGCCAGCGTCTTTCACTTCGGCGACCTCAGCGTGCCGCAGGTCAAGGCTTACTTGCACGCTCAGGGCGTCGCGGTGCGCCCCGAATGGCACGATACCGGGGTCTTGGCATGA
- a CDS encoding YceI family protein: MNTQVRSWMLGGLFLLSSLASAAPYKASGGQAAFDYRVIIIPVHGETGQVSAALEINPDDLASVGGTLKVNVASLKTGNSLRDEHMRGALGAAQFPDAVFTLTGVQGLGSLPEGQPVSSTVTGQFSLRGVSKTLNAPVKLTRQGNTITVATQFKFNPHDFGVNYAGGASSIAVGVSFKLATP; this comes from the coding sequence ATGAATACACAAGTCAGAAGCTGGATGCTCGGCGGGTTATTTCTCCTGAGTAGTTTGGCAAGCGCCGCGCCGTACAAGGCCAGCGGCGGTCAGGCCGCCTTTGATTACCGGGTGATTATCATTCCAGTACACGGCGAGACGGGCCAAGTCAGTGCAGCACTTGAGATTAATCCTGATGACCTAGCGAGTGTCGGCGGCACGCTGAAGGTCAATGTCGCCTCGCTTAAAACCGGCAACAGCTTGCGCGACGAACACATGCGCGGAGCGCTGGGCGCAGCGCAGTTTCCAGACGCCGTGTTTACCTTGACCGGCGTTCAGGGGCTGGGCAGTTTGCCCGAAGGCCAACCCGTCAGCAGCACTGTGACTGGGCAGTTTAGCCTCAGAGGCGTCAGTAAAACGCTCAACGCTCCGGTCAAGCTGACGCGCCAGGGCAACACCATCACGGTGGCGACCCAATTCAAATTCAACCCGCACGATTTCGGGGTCAATTACGCTGGAGGCGCGAGCAGTATCGCGGTGGGGGTCAGTTTCAAGTTGGCGACGCCGTAA
- a CDS encoding aldo/keto reductase has product MTTYRRLGKSGLHLFPLGLGTMQFGWSAGEDAAFEIMDAYYAAGGNFIDTADVYTAWAKGNPGGISEEIVGRWVKARGNRDDIVIATKVRGAMGEGFSQGRNTVRQREGLSRRWILKACEDSLKRLQVDHIDLYQTHFIDPLTPIEETLSALTELVKRGYVRYIGCSNYSAWRLMQALWTSDKKNLEAFVSIQPEYSLLSPTRANFEREIQKVAVEYGVGVIPWSPLGGGMLTGKYQRGAALPGSVRADENARRRFSDANFDTIDTLKAVAEAHNAVPAQVALAWLLAQPAMTAPIIGANSVAQLKELLGTVSLQLSDKDLAEISQVSDWERARTELEN; this is encoded by the coding sequence ATGACGACTTACCGCAGATTGGGAAAAAGCGGCCTGCACCTGTTTCCGCTGGGCCTCGGCACCATGCAGTTTGGCTGGAGCGCGGGCGAAGACGCCGCTTTTGAAATCATGGACGCCTACTACGCGGCAGGCGGCAATTTTATCGACACCGCCGACGTGTATACGGCCTGGGCCAAAGGCAACCCCGGCGGCATCTCGGAGGAAATCGTCGGGCGCTGGGTCAAGGCGCGGGGCAACCGGGACGACATAGTCATTGCCACCAAAGTGCGGGGCGCGATGGGCGAAGGCTTTTCGCAGGGCCGCAACACCGTGCGTCAGCGTGAAGGCTTATCGAGGCGCTGGATTCTCAAGGCCTGCGAAGACAGCCTCAAGCGCCTCCAAGTCGATCACATCGACCTCTACCAAACGCATTTCATCGATCCACTCACCCCGATTGAAGAAACGCTGTCGGCCCTCACTGAACTGGTCAAGCGCGGCTACGTGCGCTATATCGGCTGCTCCAATTACAGCGCTTGGCGGCTGATGCAGGCCCTTTGGACCAGCGACAAAAAGAATTTGGAAGCCTTTGTGAGCATCCAGCCGGAATACAGCTTGCTGTCGCCCACCCGCGCCAACTTCGAGCGTGAAATCCAAAAAGTAGCGGTGGAATACGGCGTCGGGGTGATTCCTTGGAGCCCCTTGGGCGGCGGAATGCTGACCGGCAAATATCAGCGCGGCGCGGCGCTCCCTGGAAGCGTACGGGCCGATGAGAACGCGCGTCGGCGCTTCAGTGACGCCAATTTCGACACCATCGACACACTCAAAGCGGTGGCAGAGGCTCACAACGCCGTGCCCGCCCAAGTCGCTTTGGCTTGGCTTCTGGCGCAGCCCGCTATGACCGCGCCGATCATCGGGGCCAACAGCGTGGCGCAGCTTAAAGAATTGCTGGGCACGGTCAGCCTCCAACTGAGCGACAAAGACCTGGCCGAGATTTCGCAGGTCAGCGATTGGGAGCGAGCACGCACCGAGCTCGAAAACTAA
- a CDS encoding phospho-N-acetylmuramoyl-pentapeptide-transferase, with the protein MILTALLSWFLLGLFIHVSKLRGWGQPVRKEGPQTHLQKEGTPTAGGVAFVLAFAAMWLVYFFSGARAANFSAEREIMIVAAAIGMGLIGLADDFLKIRSRMVGGKKELLAREKFPLQLIVGAVFAYFAAPLSSHLLVQSFGPIWDTVLITLVMVAAVNAFNFTDGLDGLLGGVSLIVLLPFLSVSAAALLLVGAVTGFMWYNAHPARVFMGDMGSHAIGAVAAGVYVLYADAWLLPIAAIIPVVAVLSVIIQVASFKTTGKRVFKMSPIQHHFELSGWKETQVTVRFWMITALATAAAWGLMGGKW; encoded by the coding sequence ATGATTCTCACGGCACTGCTGTCGTGGTTTTTACTCGGTTTGTTTATTCACGTCTCCAAATTGCGCGGCTGGGGTCAGCCGGTTCGCAAAGAAGGCCCGCAGACCCATTTACAAAAGGAAGGCACGCCCACAGCGGGCGGCGTGGCCTTTGTGCTGGCCTTCGCGGCGATGTGGCTGGTGTATTTTTTCAGTGGAGCGCGGGCAGCCAATTTTAGCGCCGAGCGTGAAATCATGATCGTGGCAGCGGCCATCGGAATGGGCCTGATCGGACTTGCCGACGACTTCCTCAAAATTCGCTCGCGGATGGTGGGCGGCAAAAAAGAGCTGCTGGCCCGCGAGAAGTTCCCGCTGCAACTCATCGTCGGGGCAGTGTTCGCTTACTTCGCCGCGCCGCTCTCATCTCACTTGCTGGTGCAGAGTTTCGGCCCCATCTGGGACACCGTGCTGATTACCTTGGTGATGGTGGCCGCCGTCAACGCCTTTAACTTCACCGATGGCCTAGACGGGTTGCTGGGCGGGGTGAGCTTAATCGTGCTGCTGCCATTCCTGAGCGTTTCAGCGGCGGCACTGCTGCTTGTCGGCGCGGTCACCGGCTTCATGTGGTACAACGCCCACCCGGCCCGCGTCTTCATGGGCGACATGGGCAGCCACGCCATCGGCGCGGTGGCGGCGGGCGTCTATGTTCTTTACGCCGACGCCTGGCTGCTGCCGATTGCCGCGATTATTCCGGTGGTCGCGGTGCTGAGCGTCATCATTCAGGTGGCCTCGTTCAAGACCACCGGCAAGCGCGTCTTTAAGATGAGTCCGATTCAGCACCATTTTGAACTCAGCGGCTGGAAAGAGACTCAGGTCACGGTGCGCTTTTGGATGATCACGGCGCTGGCCACTGCCGCCGCCTGGGGACTGATGGGCGGGAAGTGGTAA
- a CDS encoding response regulator, translating into MSLFKVKDQLNLRGDKDRGSLGYSLSTIWGGKMQGHGRILLVDDNPNDLELALVAFEKSGRAPEVTVARSGQEAMRLLTRAVKPAVRAEQTVTHLPDVVLLDLNMPQMDGLAVLEAIRAQPGLEGLPVVILSTSREERDIRACYKRGASAYVVKPVEFEQFLTTLSATSDFWTRLNEHPQPIKQPESAEAPGSN; encoded by the coding sequence ATGTCCCTTTTCAAAGTTAAAGACCAGCTAAACTTAAGGGGAGATAAAGACCGGGGTAGTTTGGGGTATTCGCTGAGCACCATTTGGGGGGGCAAGATGCAGGGGCATGGACGAATTTTGTTGGTGGACGACAATCCCAACGATTTGGAGTTGGCGCTGGTCGCCTTCGAGAAATCGGGCCGTGCTCCTGAAGTGACGGTGGCCCGCAGCGGTCAGGAAGCCATGCGGCTGCTGACGCGGGCAGTCAAGCCGGCTGTCCGCGCTGAGCAGACCGTAACCCACTTGCCGGATGTGGTGCTGCTCGACCTCAACATGCCGCAAATGGACGGCTTGGCCGTGCTGGAAGCGATTCGGGCGCAGCCGGGTTTGGAAGGCTTGCCGGTGGTGATCTTATCGACCAGCCGCGAGGAGCGTGATATTCGGGCCTGCTACAAGAGAGGCGCGAGCGCTTACGTCGTCAAGCCGGTTGAATTTGAGCAGTTTCTGACCACGCTCAGTGCCACCTCCGACTTCTGGACGCGCCTCAACGAGCATCCGCAGCCGATCAAACAACCCGAGAGCGCCGAGGCACCGGGCAGCAATTGA
- a CDS encoding type III pantothenate kinase, which yields MLASPLSTARFPLLAIDIGNTSTVLGLADQDLELRQTWRVRTNRDLLPDDLALQLSGLFHLSGLEPPHSAVLSSVAPPVGQNYLLALRQHFGIKAFEVNTQNLPDVHVELSQPSNVGADRLCNLFGAEKYLSGEGRSSYEYAVVVDFGTSTNFDVIGKGRRFIGGVLATGAQVSADALFARAAKLPRISLQAPVSAIGKDTVHALQSGLVFGYAEMVDGLLRRIRAELPAPAVTVATGGFARTVEGICREIEYYDDTLTLRGLVELWASR from the coding sequence ATGCTCGCTTCTCCGCTCTCCACTGCCCGCTTTCCGCTGCTGGCCATCGACATCGGCAACACCAGCACGGTGCTGGGCCTCGCCGACCAAGACTTGGAGCTCCGCCAAACCTGGCGCGTCCGCACCAACCGCGACCTCTTGCCAGACGATCTGGCGCTGCAACTCAGCGGCCTCTTCCATCTCAGCGGCCTTGAACCGCCGCATAGCGCCGTGCTGAGCAGCGTGGCTCCGCCAGTGGGCCAGAATTATCTGCTGGCGCTGCGGCAACACTTTGGGATTAAGGCCTTTGAAGTCAACACCCAAAATCTGCCGGACGTTCATGTGGAACTGAGCCAGCCCAGCAACGTGGGTGCAGACCGCCTGTGCAATTTGTTCGGCGCTGAAAAGTACCTCAGCGGTGAGGGCCGCTCCAGTTACGAGTATGCCGTCGTCGTAGATTTCGGCACCAGCACCAATTTCGACGTGATCGGCAAGGGGCGGCGCTTTATCGGCGGCGTGCTGGCCACCGGAGCGCAGGTGTCTGCCGACGCGTTGTTTGCCCGCGCCGCCAAGTTGCCGCGCATCAGCTTGCAAGCGCCGGTGAGCGCCATCGGCAAAGACACGGTTCACGCGCTGCAATCTGGCTTGGTGTTTGGCTACGCCGAGATGGTGGACGGCCTGCTGCGCCGCATCCGCGCCGAGTTGCCCGCGCCCGCCGTAACGGTGGCAACAGGCGGCTTTGCCCGCACGGTGGAAGGCATCTGCCGCGAGATTGAGTATTACGACGACACCCTGACCCTGCGCGGCTTGGTGGAGTTGTGGGCCAGCCGCTGA
- a CDS encoding tyrosine-protein phosphatase: MPTTVTWEGIVNARDLAGLPTPSGPVRPSRLIRSGNLSRLTEQGKAEVRGAGVSRIVDVRCAEERSIDPAPFLGEAMYLNVLALPHGNFKLNEASAAAQTNADHYRAMLKHAAPNLTLILQQIVDAPPGAVLVHCHIGKDRTGLVTALALFVAGVPDAEIAADYAQTDQHVQPLYAASLARQTDPAKRAELARFLVSHPADMLSAIDFLRELGGLDYLTRRGFGPDLQAALRGRLTRP, translated from the coding sequence GTGCCAACCACCGTGACTTGGGAAGGAATCGTCAATGCCCGTGACCTCGCTGGACTGCCCACTCCGAGCGGCCCGGTGCGGCCCAGCCGCCTGATTCGCAGCGGCAACCTCTCGCGGCTGACTGAGCAGGGCAAAGCTGAAGTGCGCGGGGCGGGCGTCTCGCGCATCGTGGACGTGCGCTGCGCCGAGGAACGCTCGATTGACCCCGCTCCTTTCCTGGGTGAGGCAATGTATCTGAATGTTCTGGCCCTGCCACACGGCAACTTCAAGCTCAACGAAGCCAGCGCCGCCGCTCAAACCAACGCTGACCATTACCGCGCCATGCTGAAACACGCCGCCCCCAATCTGACCCTGATCTTGCAGCAGATCGTGGACGCTCCGCCCGGCGCAGTATTGGTTCATTGCCACATCGGTAAAGACCGCACCGGCCTCGTCACCGCGCTGGCTCTTTTCGTGGCGGGTGTACCGGACGCCGAGATTGCCGCCGACTATGCCCAGACCGATCAGCATGTTCAGCCGCTTTATGCTGCCAGCTTGGCCCGCCAAACTGACCCGGCCAAACGCGCTGAGCTGGCCCGCTTTCTGGTGAGTCATCCAGCCGACATGCTCTCAGCCATAGACTTTTTGCGCGAACTCGGTGGGTTGGATTACCTGACTCGGCGCGGCTTCGGGCCTGATTTGCAAGCGGCGCTGCGGGGGCGGCTCACCCGTCCCTGA
- a CDS encoding tellurite resistance TerB family protein, translating into MGFLDQLKTLANQGVAATQEGFSRFNNATFADASMAACALIAAADGKIDTQERSRTAAFITSSDKLKSFDVGKLRDKYDAYCDKVTNDFDFGKIELIQVVGKAAKKQEEARAVVQLAVVIANADGNFDEKEQMIMRDIIYALKLQPSEFGL; encoded by the coding sequence ATGGGATTTCTGGATCAACTCAAAACGCTGGCCAACCAAGGCGTTGCCGCCACGCAAGAAGGCTTTTCGCGTTTCAACAACGCCACTTTCGCCGACGCCAGCATGGCCGCCTGCGCCCTGATCGCCGCCGCTGACGGCAAAATCGACACCCAGGAGCGCAGCCGCACCGCCGCTTTCATCACCAGCAGCGACAAACTCAAGTCTTTTGACGTGGGCAAATTGCGCGACAAATACGACGCTTACTGCGATAAAGTCACCAACGACTTTGATTTCGGCAAAATTGAATTGATTCAAGTCGTCGGCAAGGCGGCCAAGAAGCAGGAAGAAGCGCGGGCCGTCGTTCAACTGGCGGTGGTGATCGCCAATGCCGATGGCAACTTCGACGAAAAAGAGCAGATGATCATGCGCGATATTATTTACGCGCTGAAGCTCCAACCGAGCGAGTTCGGACTCTAA